From Granulicella sp. WH15, the proteins below share one genomic window:
- the bcsZ gene encoding cellulose synthase complex periplasmic endoglucanase BcsZ: MLSLAMLAGVLTPPAWGKSSWPFWSRYAERFITPEGRVVDPDRSSMTTSEGQSYALFFSLVANDPRAFQKILTWTEDNLARGRISSNLPAWSWGKNNDDQWGVLDANSASDSDLWIAYSLIQAGTLWQRPDYAAKGASLLHRIAQEEVVEIPRLGPVLLPGKTGFHTADTWVLNPSYLPLPLLYASGNVDPRGPWKQMARNLPFWLEESSPGGFAMDWVQCNLTNCSPIAGPGNTTGTPRGSYDAIRVYLWAGIAGKDTPGNKRLLKTFSPMLSYMKAHPLPPESVAADSAILSASGPASFAAALIPFAFNSGEYALTGRLRQRVAASISPSTGLLGSPARYYDQNLALFALGWQQRFFRFAPDGTLKVPWKA, translated from the coding sequence ATGTTATCCCTAGCCATGCTGGCCGGGGTCCTGACACCGCCCGCCTGGGGAAAGAGTTCGTGGCCTTTCTGGAGCCGCTACGCCGAGCGCTTCATCACGCCGGAGGGCCGTGTGGTCGATCCGGATCGCAGTTCCATGACTACCTCCGAAGGCCAGAGCTATGCCCTGTTCTTCTCGCTCGTCGCCAATGATCCACGTGCGTTTCAAAAGATCCTGACATGGACCGAAGACAACCTGGCCCGAGGGAGAATCTCCAGCAATCTTCCTGCGTGGAGCTGGGGCAAAAACAACGACGACCAGTGGGGCGTACTCGACGCCAACTCCGCCTCCGACTCCGACCTATGGATCGCCTACAGCCTGATCCAGGCCGGAACCCTCTGGCAGCGGCCGGACTATGCCGCCAAGGGAGCCAGCCTGCTCCACCGCATCGCCCAGGAAGAGGTGGTGGAGATACCGCGGCTCGGCCCCGTGCTTCTTCCCGGCAAGACCGGCTTCCACACCGCCGATACGTGGGTCCTGAACCCCAGCTACCTGCCTCTCCCGCTGCTCTACGCCTCGGGCAACGTGGACCCTCGCGGCCCCTGGAAACAGATGGCGCGCAATCTGCCGTTCTGGCTGGAAGAATCCAGCCCAGGCGGCTTTGCGATGGACTGGGTCCAGTGCAACCTCACCAACTGCTCTCCCATCGCCGGGCCAGGCAACACCACAGGCACACCACGCGGCAGCTACGATGCCATCCGCGTCTATCTGTGGGCGGGCATTGCGGGCAAGGACACTCCGGGCAACAAGCGATTGCTCAAGACCTTCTCTCCCATGCTCAGCTACATGAAGGCGCATCCCCTGCCGCCTGAATCGGTCGCCGCCGACAGTGCCATCCTGAGCGCCTCGGGACCTGCATCCTTCGCCGCCGCCCTCATTCCATTTGCATTCAACTCCGGCGAGTATGCCCTGACTGGCCGGCTCCGGCAGAGGGTCGCAGCCTCGATCTCTCCATCGACAGGCCTGCTTGGAAGCCCCGCCCGCTACTACGACCAGAACCTAGCCCTCTTTGCGCTGGGCTGGCAGCAGCGATTCTTCCGCTTCGCCCCGGACGGAACGTTGAAGGTTCCGTGGAAGGCATAA
- a CDS encoding NAD-dependent epimerase/dehydratase family protein, with translation MMKKAVVFGASGFVGSYLLRELLDSPDYEEVIAVVRRELPLSHPKLRMWIGDYNSSSETREKFVCDEVFIALGSTTKRTPDKREYYQVDHDYPVLAARLAREGGAHSVFLVSSVGANAASKTFYIRTKGETERDILALNFEHTRIFRPSMIMGHRSENRPLERVVLKVWPLIDLFLVGNVDRYRGTSAEDIARAMKNSAKDAAGRSKIYYWREMRELLQC, from the coding sequence ATGATGAAAAAGGCGGTTGTCTTCGGTGCAAGCGGATTTGTGGGCTCGTATCTTCTGCGCGAGCTACTGGATAGCCCTGATTATGAAGAGGTAATCGCTGTTGTGCGCAGGGAGTTGCCGCTCAGCCATCCCAAGCTCAGGATGTGGATCGGTGACTATAACTCTTCGTCGGAGACACGAGAGAAATTTGTTTGCGATGAGGTTTTTATTGCGCTCGGCTCAACCACGAAACGGACTCCCGATAAACGGGAGTACTACCAGGTTGACCATGACTATCCGGTGCTGGCGGCCAGGCTTGCGAGAGAGGGTGGCGCGCACTCTGTCTTTCTGGTCTCGTCGGTTGGTGCTAACGCCGCTTCGAAGACTTTTTATATCAGGACTAAAGGCGAAACCGAGCGCGATATTCTTGCGCTGAACTTTGAGCATACGAGGATCTTTCGGCCGTCGATGATTATGGGGCACCGCAGCGAGAATCGCCCGCTGGAGCGAGTGGTGTTGAAGGTATGGCCGCTTATCGATCTCTTCCTGGTGGGGAATGTGGATCGCTATCGGGGGACGTCTGCGGAAGATATTGCACGAGCGATGAAGAACTCTGCGAAGGATGCTGCGGGCAGGTCCAAGATCTATTACTGGCGAGAGATGCGGGAGCTGCTGCAATGCTAA
- a CDS encoding SDR family oxidoreductase gives MKQVIVITGASSGFGALAARELAKAGHTVYASMRATETRNVPQVEAANKFAQENNVDLRTVELDVASQDSVDAAIQQILSEAGHLDVVIHNAGHMVFGPTEAFTTEQLAAAYDVNVLSTQRVNRAALPVLRKQGQGLVVWVGSTSTRGGTPPYLAPYFAAKAGMDALAISYAGELARWNVETSIIVPGAFTSGTNHFANAGAPADKARLAEYEAGPTATLAAEIMKGFEATAVPDADVLDVAKAIVEVVNMPFGTRPLRVHIDPADDGAEIVNGVADRVRSELLKNMGLADLLRPSKAK, from the coding sequence ATGAAGCAAGTCATTGTGATTACCGGCGCTTCGAGCGGCTTCGGCGCGCTTGCAGCGCGAGAGCTGGCGAAGGCAGGGCATACGGTCTATGCGAGTATGCGGGCTACGGAGACGCGGAATGTACCGCAGGTTGAAGCAGCAAATAAGTTCGCGCAGGAGAACAACGTCGATCTGCGCACGGTAGAGCTGGATGTGGCATCGCAGGACTCCGTCGATGCGGCGATCCAACAGATCTTGAGTGAGGCCGGGCATCTGGATGTGGTCATCCATAACGCGGGCCACATGGTCTTCGGGCCTACGGAGGCGTTTACGACGGAGCAGTTGGCGGCGGCGTATGACGTCAACGTGTTGAGCACGCAGCGTGTCAATCGCGCGGCCCTGCCTGTGCTGCGCAAGCAGGGACAGGGGCTGGTGGTGTGGGTGGGCAGCACGAGCACGCGTGGCGGAACGCCGCCGTATCTTGCACCCTACTTCGCGGCGAAGGCCGGTATGGATGCGCTCGCCATCAGCTATGCGGGTGAGCTTGCGCGCTGGAACGTCGAGACCTCGATCATCGTTCCCGGTGCTTTTACTTCGGGCACGAATCACTTCGCCAATGCTGGTGCTCCTGCCGATAAGGCGCGGTTGGCCGAGTATGAGGCCGGACCTACGGCGACGTTGGCGGCGGAGATTATGAAGGGCTTCGAAGCCACGGCGGTGCCCGATGCCGACGTGCTGGATGTGGCCAAGGCCATCGTCGAGGTGGTGAATATGCCGTTCGGCACGCGACCGCTGCGCGTGCACATCGACCCGGCGGACGACGGCGCCGAGATCGTGAATGGAGTTGCAGATCGTGTTCGGAGTGAGTTGCTTAAGAACATGGGGCTTGCTGACCTTCTTAGGCCCTCGAAGGCAAAGTAA
- a CDS encoding LysR family transcriptional regulator encodes MRLTQLRQADLNLLVVFAVFAEERNVSRAAERLLLSQPAVSRALQRLRDTFHDDLFVRTSAGYELTPQGQRLLQELEGMLPKLDRLLSGSNFDPSSEQASFRIATTDSAASILAPVLCRNILPSATKIRFEFVQWHKGLFDDLTHGSVDLVFSASIVDVPSPLQSQTIYDEEFVCVVDGKSPYKKTLTIAQYIAAEHISVNIQSGIQVAPDKHLAAQGYKRQIAIQVPYHEAAVRCVERTKFIATVPRKFVEGMTQTPAIKTLKAPPEVGGFRYVMIWHPRVNTDAAHVWLRATMREVGAIISKAQASKRQAR; translated from the coding sequence ATGCGTCTTACGCAATTACGCCAGGCCGATCTTAACCTCCTCGTCGTCTTCGCAGTCTTTGCGGAAGAGCGGAACGTCTCCCGCGCAGCGGAGCGTCTTCTGCTTAGTCAGCCAGCCGTCAGCCGCGCGCTCCAGCGGCTGCGCGATACCTTCCATGACGATCTCTTTGTAAGAACATCTGCGGGCTACGAGCTGACCCCACAAGGGCAGCGTCTTCTACAAGAACTCGAAGGGATGCTCCCCAAACTGGACCGCCTCCTCAGCGGCTCCAACTTCGATCCCTCCTCCGAGCAGGCCAGCTTCCGCATTGCCACAACGGATAGCGCCGCGTCGATCCTTGCCCCCGTCCTTTGCCGCAACATTCTTCCTTCGGCGACCAAAATACGCTTTGAGTTTGTCCAGTGGCACAAGGGTCTCTTCGACGACCTCACCCACGGCAGCGTCGATCTGGTCTTCAGCGCCAGCATCGTGGACGTACCATCACCGCTGCAGAGCCAGACCATCTACGACGAGGAGTTTGTCTGCGTTGTCGATGGGAAGAGCCCCTACAAAAAGACGCTCACCATAGCGCAGTACATCGCGGCCGAGCACATAAGCGTCAACATTCAAAGCGGCATCCAGGTAGCTCCGGATAAGCATCTCGCGGCGCAGGGTTACAAGCGGCAGATTGCCATCCAGGTGCCATACCATGAGGCCGCAGTACGTTGCGTCGAGCGCACGAAGTTTATCGCCACCGTTCCTCGCAAGTTTGTGGAAGGGATGACACAAACGCCCGCCATCAAGACACTCAAAGCGCCACCCGAGGTTGGGGGCTTCCGCTACGTAATGATCTGGCATCCCCGCGTCAACACCGATGCCGCGCACGTATGGCTCCGCGCCACCATGCGCGAGGTCGGAGCGATCATCTCTAAAGCACAGGCAAGCAAAAGACAAGCCAGATAA
- a CDS encoding TonB-dependent receptor, whose product MKVLTQPLTSTETPPAKRFVWRAVFFASLLLILGLAQSPNLFGQGITGSITGVVTDASGAAIGGAAVTILQVSTNATRTVTTSNVGSYTVTQLAPGTYSVRVEKPGFEAFKESNFTLSIDQVAKIDAKLTIGSDQQTVTVSGDEPVIQTETSSVGLVVDSATIQNTPLNGHVSILGLINLVPGVQDVAAQDQVPVRGVTLAFGTNQRNSYGDVGFTFDGVVNQEVELQRGEGEVPPLDALSEFKVITQGAPAQFGQPNQVIIVSASGGNALHGEVAEFNRSRGTAAKQWYPGPSSAAPVRAPYQRNEYSGNLSGPIYIPHFYNGKDRTFFFASYEGFHLTQSNPVNSTQPTDAERNGDFSCFLAGGSCATAANPNTVIKNPATGLPFPGNKINVPFNQVDVQLQNLLMPKSTTQTVGAVNTFELIPHTTEVTRFNLRVDHKISDRDQIRGTWLRAFYGPFKDVAPQGSGSSLAGGVARDGEHNSIFVVGWTHTFSPTLLLDSYVSYLHLPLYRDAQNYQTDFSSIIPGLGAQLLSGAPSINITNITAFSEAGSKNLEQTYQGNTALTKVLPKHTIKAGVSYLYNNSWQDSSLSHGGFTFNGTYSGIPYADFLLGLPNSTSNATPHDYVVRFNSSQYAGYIQDDWKPLKNLTINYGIRYDLQIFHDNPYGTESLFVPSVGKVVVFGSAYPAVSNPLYIPDTVLAPSVGLPTSMFAYLGQAKTDIAPRLGFAYELRPKTVIRGAVGQYYNLLPSAYVDGGFSNLPFVSSVTYSNDVTTPTITMNAPFAATASVPANPAVIAQHKTITPYTEQYNLALEQQLPGAVDLRIGYVGQRTIHQNNHGGPGNTEPDINYAAPGPTVEQTRRPYQPFAAITNAFDPIYHTTGNSLQVGLHKQYRHGLMVNAEYQWIRVLGVENHQDPTNIGDSYGPISSITPQTLEVSYAYELPFGQNKMLFGTVGNVVNKFISGWQIAGLTSFQTGQPFSVTYTAPGSQKYGASGRADRAPGVPLYPSHKTNAEWFNTAAFKNPNPYVFGNSGYNMLRGPNFQNWDMNLEKNTSIGERYKLQLRGEVFNVANHPNFGTPSAAISNPASFGVISTTVNENRTIEFAVKLNF is encoded by the coding sequence ATGAAAGTTCTGACGCAACCATTAACGAGTACGGAGACGCCTCCAGCGAAGAGGTTTGTCTGGCGTGCCGTTTTCTTTGCCAGCCTATTGTTGATCCTCGGCCTGGCGCAGTCGCCGAACTTGTTCGGGCAGGGAATTACAGGTTCGATCACCGGAGTTGTGACGGATGCCAGCGGAGCTGCCATTGGCGGCGCGGCTGTCACCATCCTGCAGGTGAGCACGAACGCAACCCGCACCGTGACGACCTCCAATGTCGGCTCCTACACGGTGACCCAACTGGCGCCCGGAACTTATAGCGTCAGGGTCGAGAAGCCCGGCTTCGAAGCCTTCAAGGAGAGCAACTTCACGCTCTCCATCGACCAGGTGGCAAAGATCGACGCCAAGCTCACCATCGGCTCGGACCAGCAGACGGTGACCGTGTCGGGCGATGAGCCGGTGATCCAGACGGAGACCTCGTCGGTGGGACTGGTGGTCGACAGCGCCACCATCCAGAACACACCTCTTAATGGACACGTCAGCATCCTCGGCCTCATCAACCTGGTGCCCGGTGTGCAGGACGTCGCCGCGCAGGACCAGGTTCCTGTTCGTGGCGTGACGCTTGCCTTCGGCACCAACCAGCGCAATTCGTACGGAGACGTCGGCTTTACCTTCGACGGTGTCGTCAACCAGGAGGTGGAACTGCAGCGTGGCGAGGGCGAAGTGCCGCCGCTCGATGCTCTGTCCGAGTTCAAGGTCATCACTCAGGGCGCTCCCGCGCAGTTTGGTCAGCCCAATCAGGTCATCATCGTAAGTGCCAGCGGCGGCAATGCGCTGCATGGAGAAGTGGCGGAGTTCAACCGTAGCCGGGGTACGGCTGCCAAGCAATGGTATCCCGGCCCCAGCTCTGCAGCACCTGTGCGTGCGCCGTATCAGCGCAATGAGTACAGCGGCAACCTCAGCGGACCGATCTATATTCCGCACTTCTACAACGGCAAGGACCGCACCTTCTTTTTTGCCAGCTACGAAGGTTTCCATCTCACCCAGTCCAACCCGGTCAACAGCACCCAGCCCACGGACGCCGAGCGTAACGGTGATTTCAGCTGCTTCCTGGCTGGTGGTAGCTGCGCAACGGCTGCGAACCCAAACACAGTGATCAAGAACCCTGCGACCGGACTGCCATTCCCTGGAAATAAGATCAATGTTCCCTTCAATCAAGTCGACGTTCAGTTGCAGAACCTGCTCATGCCCAAGTCGACCACGCAGACCGTGGGTGCCGTCAACACCTTTGAGCTGATTCCGCATACGACTGAAGTCACTCGCTTCAACCTGCGCGTTGATCACAAGATCAGTGATCGTGATCAGATTCGCGGAACGTGGCTCCGTGCCTTTTATGGCCCCTTCAAAGACGTAGCTCCGCAGGGCAGCGGCTCCAGCCTCGCCGGTGGCGTTGCGCGTGACGGAGAGCATAACTCCATCTTTGTCGTCGGCTGGACCCATACCTTCTCACCGACGCTGTTGCTGGACAGCTACGTCTCCTACCTGCACCTGCCGCTCTATCGCGACGCGCAGAACTACCAGACGGACTTCTCGTCGATCATTCCGGGCCTGGGCGCTCAGTTGCTCTCAGGTGCGCCGAGCATCAATATCACCAACATCACGGCCTTCAGCGAAGCCGGTTCCAAGAACCTCGAGCAGACCTATCAAGGCAACACCGCGCTCACCAAGGTTCTGCCCAAGCACACCATCAAGGCCGGCGTCTCCTATCTGTATAACAACTCCTGGCAGGACAGCTCGCTCTCTCATGGAGGCTTTACCTTCAACGGCACATACTCGGGCATTCCCTATGCAGACTTCCTTCTCGGACTGCCCAACAGTACATCCAACGCAACCCCGCACGATTACGTGGTGCGGTTCAACTCCAGCCAGTACGCCGGATACATCCAGGACGACTGGAAGCCGCTTAAGAACCTGACGATCAACTACGGTATCCGGTACGATCTGCAGATATTCCATGACAACCCCTACGGCACCGAGTCGCTCTTCGTGCCCAGTGTTGGTAAGGTCGTGGTCTTCGGCAGCGCATACCCGGCAGTCAGCAACCCTCTCTACATTCCAGATACGGTTCTCGCGCCTTCGGTGGGTCTGCCGACCAGCATGTTTGCCTATCTCGGTCAAGCCAAGACGGATATCGCGCCGCGCCTCGGCTTCGCGTACGAGCTTCGTCCAAAGACGGTGATCCGTGGTGCGGTCGGCCAGTACTACAACCTGCTGCCCTCGGCTTATGTCGATGGTGGATTTAGCAACCTGCCTTTTGTCAGCAGCGTTACCTACTCAAACGATGTGACGACGCCCACCATTACGATGAATGCGCCGTTTGCGGCTACGGCGAGCGTTCCTGCCAACCCTGCGGTCATCGCGCAGCACAAGACCATCACTCCGTACACCGAGCAGTACAACCTCGCGCTTGAGCAGCAACTGCCTGGCGCAGTGGATCTGCGTATCGGCTACGTGGGCCAGCGCACCATCCACCAGAACAATCACGGCGGTCCCGGCAACACGGAGCCGGATATCAACTATGCGGCGCCTGGACCGACTGTGGAGCAGACTCGGAGACCCTACCAGCCCTTCGCTGCGATCACCAATGCTTTTGATCCGATCTACCATACGACAGGCAACTCGCTGCAGGTGGGCTTGCACAAGCAGTATCGCCACGGCCTCATGGTGAACGCGGAGTACCAGTGGATTCGTGTGCTGGGTGTTGAGAACCATCAGGACCCGACAAACATCGGCGACTCCTATGGTCCTATCTCCAGCATCACGCCGCAGACGCTTGAGGTCAGCTACGCGTACGAGCTGCCGTTCGGTCAGAACAAGATGTTGTTCGGTACTGTGGGCAACGTCGTGAACAAGTTCATCAGCGGATGGCAGATCGCTGGTCTTACCTCGTTCCAGACCGGACAGCCATTCTCGGTCACTTACACTGCACCGGGTAGCCAGAAGTACGGAGCCTCGGGCCGTGCCGACCGTGCTCCGGGTGTACCTCTCTACCCGTCGCACAAGACCAATGCGGAGTGGTTCAATACAGCGGCGTTCAAGAACCCGAATCCTTATGTCTTCGGCAACTCGGGCTACAACATGCTCCGGGGTCCTAACTTCCAGAACTGGGATATGAACCTGGAGAAGAACACCTCGATAGGAGAACGCTACAAGCTGCAGCTTCGCGGAGAGGTCTTCAACGTCGCCAATCATCCCAACTTTGGAACGCCGAGTGCGGCTATTAGCAACCCGGCATCCTTTGGTGTGATTTCGACGACGGTCAACGAGAACCGCACGATTGAGTTCGCCGTAAAACTCAACTTCTAA
- a CDS encoding SDR family oxidoreductase, which produces MAKIAIVTGASRGIGRSIAKRLAADGFAVIVNYAGNSASAQETVDEIRKADGEALAIKADVGDAAEVKQLFDKTIETYGRVDIVVNNAGIMPLSPIAKGDVEAFDKVIATNLRGTFLIFAQAAQHVAEGGRIIAFSSSVLAKSFPTYGPYIASKAGVEGLVPVLANELRGRNITVNAIAPGPTGTDLFLTGKTPEQIAQLGKLAPLERLGQPEDIANVVSFLAGPDGGWVNAQILRANGGFA; this is translated from the coding sequence ATGGCTAAGATAGCAATCGTTACCGGAGCATCGCGCGGTATCGGCCGCAGCATCGCCAAGCGTTTGGCCGCGGATGGTTTCGCGGTGATCGTCAACTATGCAGGCAACAGCGCCTCGGCCCAGGAGACCGTGGACGAGATTCGCAAGGCTGATGGAGAGGCGCTCGCGATCAAGGCGGATGTGGGCGATGCCGCGGAGGTCAAGCAGCTCTTCGATAAGACGATAGAGACCTATGGCCGCGTAGACATTGTCGTCAACAATGCAGGCATTATGCCGCTTTCGCCGATAGCGAAGGGAGATGTGGAGGCGTTCGACAAGGTGATCGCGACCAACCTGCGCGGCACCTTCCTAATCTTCGCGCAGGCGGCGCAGCATGTGGCTGAGGGGGGACGCATCATTGCCTTCTCCAGCAGCGTGTTGGCGAAGTCCTTCCCGACTTATGGTCCGTACATCGCGTCGAAGGCCGGTGTTGAAGGGCTTGTTCCTGTGCTGGCGAATGAGCTGCGTGGCCGCAACATCACGGTGAATGCAATTGCGCCTGGACCGACGGGCACAGATCTGTTCCTCACCGGCAAGACGCCCGAGCAGATCGCACAGCTTGGCAAGCTGGCTCCGCTGGAGCGCCTGGGCCAGCCGGAGGATATTGCGAACGTCGTCTCGTTCCTCGCTGGGCCGGATGGCGGCTGGGTCAATGCCCAGATTCTGCGCGCCAACGGTGGCTTCGCCTAA
- a CDS encoding EAL domain-containing protein: MDLVYDETASLQACDDQRLFFLAVHEVDHPILILDQNRVIQYANRAFFELFQYAAAEVIGQCPSDILAGPDTNAEVLKQLRHKAWGSEGFHDEVLFRGKDGRGIWVAVNVKPICEENGVARNLVVALMDITETMRIHELQQLVLEAVASGRPLAEIADLICRQVEVIAPEVVSSMVAVDDEGRLHPLAGPRLPESYSAALEGQPIGETAGSCGTAAFLGIPVCVTDIETDPLWEEYRSLVEPMGLLACWSLPIQSRDGRVVGTFAFYYQEKRAPSALHKKLVSACVHLCMLAIEREEAKQKIEQLSHFDALTGLPNRTAFYEMAVELVSRVDGEQITFLAIDLNHFNDINNTLGYSVGDRILIEVAYRLRKLAQPRGIISRTEGDSFILAIPGGSVAKAAALADSIIELLKVPIELQETTLPISARVGISITETGNPDPRVYAEQAITATFRDGASDQEAYRFYSSEMNQMAQDRLLFGTALRTAIEKGTLRLHYQPQVRLATGALTGVEALLRWNDERFGEIPPKKFIPLAEDAGLSEDFGQWALQEACRQMAQWRERGIPIPTVSVNLSPLHFRNHSLPWFVDDLLRRYNLPPRCLTIEITENDMMARNPQSLESIKALHELGLWMSVDDFGTGFSSLSRLTQFPINELKLDSSFICDLEKNENARALATAVIRIGQSLKMNIISEGVETAGQARLLLELGCDVAQGFLYARPMSVHELEQWIVSRKPVDLSGDQNGESPKDAVTPESLLLHP; the protein is encoded by the coding sequence ATGGATCTGGTGTACGACGAGACCGCATCACTTCAGGCTTGCGACGATCAACGGCTGTTCTTTCTGGCCGTGCATGAGGTGGATCACCCAATTCTGATTCTCGATCAGAACCGCGTGATCCAGTACGCCAACCGCGCCTTCTTCGAGCTCTTCCAATATGCTGCGGCGGAGGTCATCGGACAGTGTCCGTCGGACATCCTGGCGGGCCCGGATACAAATGCCGAGGTCTTGAAGCAACTGCGGCACAAGGCATGGGGGAGCGAGGGTTTCCACGACGAGGTGCTCTTCCGCGGCAAGGACGGACGCGGGATCTGGGTCGCGGTAAACGTCAAGCCGATCTGCGAGGAGAATGGGGTTGCCAGAAACCTAGTCGTTGCCCTTATGGATATTACGGAGACGATGCGCATCCATGAGCTTCAGCAACTGGTGCTCGAAGCCGTTGCCAGCGGTCGTCCCCTGGCTGAGATTGCCGACCTGATCTGCCGTCAGGTTGAAGTGATTGCGCCCGAAGTCGTTTCTTCGATGGTCGCGGTCGATGACGAGGGGCGGCTGCATCCGCTTGCTGGGCCCAGGCTGCCTGAGAGCTATTCGGCTGCGCTTGAAGGGCAGCCGATCGGTGAGACGGCCGGTTCGTGCGGCACTGCGGCCTTTCTGGGCATTCCTGTTTGCGTCACCGATATTGAGACGGACCCCTTGTGGGAGGAGTACAGATCACTGGTCGAGCCGATGGGGCTGCTTGCCTGTTGGTCCTTACCCATTCAGAGCCGCGATGGCCGTGTTGTCGGCACCTTTGCGTTTTACTACCAGGAGAAGAGAGCCCCCAGCGCGCTGCACAAGAAGCTGGTGTCGGCCTGTGTGCATCTCTGCATGTTGGCGATCGAGCGTGAGGAGGCCAAGCAGAAGATCGAGCAGCTCTCGCACTTCGACGCGCTGACGGGGCTGCCCAATCGCACAGCCTTCTATGAGATGGCAGTGGAGCTGGTGTCGCGGGTCGATGGCGAACAGATCACCTTTCTCGCAATCGATCTCAACCACTTCAACGACATCAACAACACGCTGGGATACTCGGTTGGCGATCGGATTCTGATAGAGGTTGCGTATCGTTTGCGGAAGCTGGCGCAGCCGCGAGGGATTATCAGCCGGACGGAGGGCGACTCCTTTATTCTTGCGATTCCGGGGGGCAGCGTCGCGAAGGCCGCGGCGCTCGCTGACAGCATCATCGAGCTGCTGAAGGTGCCCATTGAGCTGCAGGAGACCACGCTGCCGATCTCCGCGCGCGTCGGCATCAGCATCACGGAGACGGGCAATCCCGATCCTCGCGTCTATGCGGAGCAGGCGATCACGGCCACCTTTCGCGATGGTGCTTCCGACCAGGAGGCGTACCGGTTTTACAGCTCGGAGATGAACCAGATGGCGCAGGATCGCCTGCTCTTTGGAACGGCTCTACGGACCGCGATTGAAAAGGGCACGCTTCGCCTGCACTACCAGCCCCAGGTGCGGCTGGCGACCGGGGCGCTTACCGGCGTTGAGGCGCTCTTGCGCTGGAATGACGAACGGTTTGGAGAGATACCCCCGAAGAAATTTATTCCACTTGCTGAAGACGCGGGGCTGAGCGAAGACTTTGGGCAGTGGGCCTTGCAGGAGGCATGTCGCCAAATGGCCCAGTGGAGGGAGAGGGGGATTCCGATACCCACGGTCTCGGTTAATCTTTCACCGCTGCACTTCAGAAATCACTCGCTGCCCTGGTTTGTGGATGACCTGCTGCGGCGCTACAATCTGCCACCCCGGTGCCTCACGATTGAGATTACCGAGAACGACATGATGGCCCGGAATCCGCAGAGTCTCGAGAGTATCAAGGCGCTGCATGAGCTGGGCCTGTGGATGTCTGTGGATGACTTCGGCACTGGGTTCTCCAGCCTCTCGCGGCTGACGCAGTTTCCGATCAACGAGCTGAAGCTCGATAGCAGCTTTATCTGCGACCTGGAGAAGAATGAGAACGCGCGCGCCTTGGCTACGGCGGTCATTCGCATCGGCCAGAGTCTGAAGATGAACATTATCTCCGAGGGAGTGGAGACGGCGGGGCAGGCGCGGCTTCTGCTGGAGCTGGGATGCGATGTGGCGCAGGGATTCCTGTACGCCAGGCCGATGTCTGTCCACGAGTTGGAGCAGTGGATCGTTTCCAGAAAGCCTGTGGATCTGAGCGGGGATCAGAACGGCGAATCGCCGAAGGATGCGGTCACGCCGGAGAGCCTGTTATTGCATCCCTGA